The Candidatus Berkiella aquae sequence TCTAGCCATTACAAACAATCTAATTGACTCAGTACGACTAATTAAGATAAAAATCCACTGGCTATTTTTTAGCATATAAAATCAGCTGAGTTTTTTGTTCATTAGAATAATAAGGAGATGTTTAATGACGATTCTATATTGGGCAACAGCAGAAAATGACTTGAGGAAATTACTGCAACCTTCTGAAGAGGGCGTAATTAATTTAGAACAATATCAAGTTACCTTATACCGTCGCATTCAAGATGCCTATCAAGCCCACCAAGGTGAATCTTACCCCGTTATTCAAGTGAAATTTATCGGTGACACATCATCTTTCCCTATTGCAGGTCCAACAGTCAGTATTCCAGCATGGGAAATTGAATATGCTAAAGGGGCTTGGTCAGAACAAAAAGATCAGATCGTTAAAGCTCTCAGAATAGCGACCAATGTTAAGCATGAACATGACAAAACATTGCTGAATCAAGTAATAGAAGAGGGTCTAAAAACCGCTTCTGAATTACACCGCTCAATCTCGCAACAAAAAGCAGATTACGAACAACAACTCAAACGACTTGAAGACGCAATTGCAGAAGAAAGGCTGGCTTTTGAGAGACAACTTGAAGAAACAACCGCAGACAAAGATCACCAGCTTGCACAGCAAGAAAGAAGCTTAGAACAAGAAAGACAAGGTTTTGACGTTCGTCTTGAACAAGCAACGGAAGAAAAAAATCAACAACTCGCAGAGCAAGAACTTAAATTTGCAGAAATCTCTAGACGTTATGGTGCGTTAAACAAAGAAAAAGACGCATTAAAGCTCAAAATTATAGAATTAAGCGAACAACTTGATGATTTATCTCGTCAATTAGAAGACGAAAAACAAGCACGACAAGAAGACCGTGATGCCGATCTTGAAGTTCGTTCACAGCTTGGCAATCGTGTTACCAGTGAAATTGAGGAGTTAAAAGCTCGGTTGATTGCTGCTATCAATGAACAACGTCCAGCACCTCAACACGTTTCTGAGTCTGATGTTGAAGAAGATGAATATGATGATGAGTTCGAAGATGAACTCGAGAATGAACTTGATGTTGAAGATGCCGTCGAAGCACCTCCTACCTTGGCAGCTTCTAAGCCCGAGCTTTCAGAACAGAATCCATCGCTTCTTGCAAGATTAAATAAACGCCCCCTTCTTAAAAACGGGCTACAATTGACGTTTTCGGCAGGTGTAGGCGCTTTGTTCTTTTATGCGGGTGGCGTTGAAGCGGCAGCTGGATTGTTAGCAGATTATGTGATGCCTTCCGCTGGACTTGATGCTGCACTGACAGGTCTTGCTACAAGTCTTGCATTCCTTGGTACGAAAACTGCTGAGTATGGAATATCGTTGATAAAACCTGCAACTTCAACGCCTGCAGCCAAAACAGCGGCAACAGAAAGTGCACCCCAAGTTGCAAAATCAACGGCACAAAAACAACAAAAGGCAGCTTCTACTTTACATAAAATTCTAGAATCTGATTCAGAACTGTCTCATGACGTATCGTACGAAGAAGCTTCATCGGAAAAATCTAATTCAAGAAATGCTCGTTCGAAGCAAAAATGGTCAACTCCTTTAAGAGATGTCATTGGAACTCGTTCAACCACACTTGCTGCGCGTAATGCTCAACAAGCTGGCAATGATAATAGAAACCCAGATACCACCAATAAAAGAAAACAAAAAATAACTGGATTCTAACCTTTCAAAAACCTATCACTCCCATGGAGTGATAGGTTTTCTCCCCTTTAATCTGTTATTGTTACTATCCCTTTGGCCCTCGGCGCACAATATGCGTGATTAATGACATCACAAACAATAAGATAAACACAAAGAACAGGATTCTGGCAATCTCGCTTAAAGCTCCTGCCAATCCACCAAAACCTAAATAACCTATGATAACCGCGATGATGGCAAAAACCACGGCGTAATACAAAAGAGAATTCTCACCAAAAAATCTCATTAGAAATTACTCCTATGAATATCGCTTCTCTATCTAGATAGACTCCTCTTGTACAAATTAGTTCAATATCGACCTATAGGCATTTTATGCACTGATACCCTAAGCAGTATGCTTTGATATCAGCCTTTCAACCTTCTTCTCACTTTCATCAAAGCAAATCCTAGCAAATTCAATCCCAGCCACTTTTCTGGATCTTGAATTTGCAGATCATTTTCTGCTAAGCCAATACCCCAGATTTTATCAACCGGACTTGCTTC is a genomic window containing:
- a CDS encoding DUF1328 family protein gives rise to the protein MRFFGENSLLYYAVVFAIIAVIIGYLGFGGLAGALSEIARILFFVFILLFVMSLITHIVRRGPKG